TCAGCATGTGGTAAGTTATCAACAGGGAGGGAGTCATTCCTCTGCACTTCCAACTTTTTTGCAAGCCTACCCCCATAGGCCTTGTTTTCTAACACTGTGTCTGATGACTCAAGTTCCCCAACAGTGATCACCAGTCTACAGTTACCATCGCTACTACAATTCCTCTTGTTGAGGTTTTGGACAGGACTCACTTCTCTGAAGTGCTGACCGTGTCTGTTACTCAAGCTGACGTCAAAACCACTATCATCATCAGACACCACTCTCTTCCACCAGGACTTGTTCACAGTGGGTTTTGGCTCTAAGCAAACACGTGCATAGCGTGGTGTCTGATAGTGGTTTAGTAAATAATGGATGAATTCATCAGTCTCATAAACCTTTTGCTTCCTGCAACCATCTTCATCAGACACTGTCTGCGCGTGAACTACATTCAGTGTTGGGTAGTCCCTTCCATCGAGAGATTCGATGACCCTACAGTCTTGTGTAACTGTAATCAGTAAAGATCCACAGCCAAAGGAGTTGTACGCATCTCTGTCAGGCAGTCCGTCAGAACGTGGGGCTGTACAGGGGTCATTTAAAATCGTCCTGACTATGTGACAAGCAGATGCTCGGAAGTTACTCTCATCTCCTTCCTCACTATGTAAACTGCCACCTTTTTGGGTTAACGGGCACTTAAACTCTTCCTTATGTTTCAACTCTTTGTGCGTATATTGGGAGTTAATCACTTCCTGATGTAAGCCTTTTAATGCTGTTTCAGAAAAGGAATCATCCTTCCTTATGCCCAATGAAGGATCCACTTTTTGACTTGCCAACTGTGCAAAatccttcaaataaaaaaatcaggaaaattatTATGTACATTTATTGAGCGCTATAAAGAGTGCTAAACTGCAAACTCCTAAGCAAGCAGTCCCATGGTCAGAAGAATTACACAGGTTAGGGATCAGTCTGGCTTAGTTCAGAGCTCAATCATACAATCTCAGTATCCCTAAGTGAGAACTACAGATATTTCATCATCTCAGAAAGCTCCACTCTCAATATGAAAGTGATCTTTTCAATCAATTCATCTCACTGCAACtgcataagaaatatttattctttgtttGATCACAGCGTCACAACTAGTACTGCATGCAATTACTATATTTTtgtagataaaatattttatttagaataaatacTTTGTTATACATTGTTTTAAATGGGTCCAAACACAACCAATCTAAAGCTTTCCAAGTGGTGAAACCAGTTTATTCAACACACCACCTTCATAACTAAGGTGACCAATGTCATATGTTATGGGGCCCTAAAGCTCACGCAGAATGGCAAGGGTAGCCTCTGACTTCAACTCTTAGAAAATTATAGTCCTTTAGAAATCTTTAACATTAGGATTGGGGCAAACATGTACTTGTTAAAAGCTGCAAGCAAATTTTTACTTAGCAAATAGTGAAGACAAAGCCATGTTAGCACCCCTGAGAAATGAAAACccctgttttcatttaaaactttttttttagccCAAAGCACTAAAATAAACCTCCAAACATTAATCTGTGCACAAAACACTCAAATTTTTATCCCTCCTCTGCTGACTTTCTCAAGACATTAGCTGAATCATGCTGAAATAAAACTGATAGCTTAGCGCTGGCCACAAAAGAGGCTGCTAGAAATGCAACTGGCATAATCCTGTCAATTTAATTCTGACACTTGCAGACCTGAGACCAAAACAAGCACTGACTGCTTCATTTGCATCCCCACCCCGAAACTCCTTGTTTGCAACACTGGATCAAGTCTAATAGAGCTGATACAGCCCTTCCAGCCCTATTTTTACTCAGTAATGACAAGGCTTTGAACAAGGGAAAGTTTCTGGGTGGAAATGCACTACCTTTGCTCTTGGGACAAGACTGTCATCTCTGACAATTGAGAGCAGATTGTCACAAGACTTAGACCTCAGGCCTTCACAGTGTTCGGTCAGTCCTGAGGCATTCTTCTGCACAGCATCAAGACATCAAATGTCTAGTGAATTATTCAAGCTCTAATAAACAGtcttcaaaatttaaaatatgttttaaaataatcttacttTCACACGGTTTAACAGCACTGTAAGCAGTCTGACAGACTCCACTCTTCTCTGAGCTAGCAGGgatttcctttcttcccattCAGGCATATTCTCTGGCCACTGCTGTTCTTCAGCTGGTACCTTCTGCTGCTTGGGGGGATGTTTCTCATCTCCATCTAtctgcctctcttctctcctctcgagcttagctttcttttttctttcttgaacttCTTTTCATCACGTCTTTTTCTAGGTAATTATCAATATGGGACAATTTAGATGACACTTGTCTTACATTTTGAGTCCTGGGGAATTGGATGCAAGTCTTTGAAgtgctaataataataatcaacCAGTCACCAAGAATCCACATGTGGCTAACAAGGAATCTTGTTTGTTAGAAtaacatgtttaaaaaacatGGCACATAGATGACATGCATCCAACTGACGCACACGTTTAGAAAGTTCTTTGTCTCTTCAAATGGTTTGTATTCTAGGGTTTTCTTTACAAGCACTACCAAGACAGAGTCACATAACCTATTGTCTCCAAGGACACAACTAGAGACTAATTGTTTGGATCTAATTCTTAAATGAACAAATCTCCCCTGGACATTAGCATGAGGGCCCCATTTAAGAGGTGTTACAAGACTATTTCCACTGTTCTATAAATTACAGCTGAAacgtgtgctggttttggctggggtagagttaattttcttcctagtagctggtatggggctgtggtttgggtttgtgctgacagcagtgttgatagcacaggcATGTTTTCGTTACCGCTGGGCAGCgctgacacagagtcaaggccttttctgctcctcaccccaccccaccagcgaggaggctgggggtgcacaaggagctgggagggggcacagcagggacagctgaccccaactgaccccagggacatcccaggccatgtggcatcatgctcagcatatagagctgggggaagaagggggaaggggggacgcTGGGAGTGACGGCGTTTGTCTCCCCAAGCCACcgtggagccctgcttccctggggatggccgagcacctgcctgcccatggcaaggggtgAACggattccttggtttgctttgcttgtgtgcgcggcttttgctttacctgttaaactgtctttatctcaacccacgagtcttctcacttctacccttccaatgcccttccccatcccacagtGGGGgaagggagtgagcagctgtgtggggcttagttgctgccCAGGGTTAAAACACAACAAGCTGTCACTATTTTTTGGAAACCTTGTCCTGTAGAAAGTAGATCTACCAAACAACCAACATGACACGTCACAGAAAACTCCAGAAAATTCAAGGAACAAAAACATTCACACaaataagtgtttaaaaatatatttttaaaaagtatttgaatAAGAAAGTATTAACAATGGAAGCATAGCAATGTTTTCAGAGACCTAGCATTAGAGTCGCTATGCTCCACATTCtaagtgtgggggttttttaagacATGAAGGTGTGTAAAATGATTAATTACTAGTGACAGTTTAGGATGCCATCCAAATACATTATCTACAGAATTAAAACTTCAATATACTACTATTACTCATATACAAAATTTAAGAACACTGCCCTGAAGATAACGACAATGAAAGAAGTAACATGTAAAAAGGGGTTGAGGGAAAGATGGAAAAGTGTTCATCTCTAGCTTTGGACCTTCCAGCCAACTGGGAGACACCTAGAAATGTATATCACATTAAATTTACTTCAGGGCATAAAGACGTTAATTTGTGATGTTGCAGCACAGAGCAATACAAAAAGCCCACATGAGA
The window above is part of the Strix aluco isolate bStrAlu1 chromosome 10, bStrAlu1.hap1, whole genome shotgun sequence genome. Proteins encoded here:
- the LOC141927858 gene encoding A-kinase anchor protein 17B-like; the protein is MPEWEERKSLLAQRRVESVRLLTVLLNRVKDFAQLASQKVDPSLGIRKDDSFSETALKGLHQEVINSQYTHKELKHKEEFKCPLTQKGGSLHSEEGDESNFRASACHIVRTILNDPCTAPRSDGLPDRDAYNSFGCGSLLITVTQDCRVIESLDGRDYPTLNVVHAQTVSDEDGCRKQKVYETDEFIHYLLNHYQTPRYARVCLEPKPTVNKSWWKRVVSDDDSGFDVSLSNRHGQHFREVSPVQNLNKRNCSSDGNCRLVITVGELESSDTVLENKAYGGRLAKKLEVQRNDSLPVDNLPHAEPNQSLDCTAVAHDNEFKQEDGSAEGTVPYKTCRSACRLKDLLEEIGDSEYFREACSDSMKRTGRRCEEIYSDCNKGCLPARPEERKLLVYLKNVTLEGQEKESSKCNFCSNSVYEGLARQCEHELKKSCKRSVSKLRHEGQKSERQSREEERNARKMKKKRKKLSSNLLSDECGFSETDSCVQLESLRKIQRKCKKMFHKKVKFNALHTAMAVPDVTPRDGLPLQETLQRTGDERKLMLRREMDADVRGCPLFPLEIIQTNPCSDTFCGAEPRRGC